Proteins found in one Arthrobacter sp. U41 genomic segment:
- a CDS encoding ABC transporter ATP-binding protein, with protein sequence MATLQTSGLRLKYDQRTVIDGLSAEIPEGKVTMIVGANACGKSTLLRGLARLLKPAAGTITLDGQDIHRRPAREVARILGLLPQHPTAPDGITVRDLVGRGRYPHQGFFRSGAAGGSPDDERAVQQAMAATETLDLAGRNVDELSGGQRQRVWIAMALAQETEVLLLDEPTAYLDLTHQVEVLDLITDLNRQRGTTVAIVLHDLNLAARYADHIIAMKNGQIVAEGAARAVVTEELVREVFGLASRVLPDPVSGAPLIIPLGRHHADVPQTTTLELVP encoded by the coding sequence ATGGCAACTCTCCAGACCTCCGGCCTGCGGCTCAAATACGATCAGCGGACCGTGATCGACGGGCTCTCGGCGGAAATCCCGGAGGGCAAGGTGACCATGATCGTCGGCGCCAACGCGTGTGGCAAGTCCACCCTGCTTCGGGGCCTCGCCCGGCTGCTCAAGCCTGCGGCCGGCACGATCACCCTCGACGGGCAGGACATCCACCGCCGTCCCGCCCGCGAGGTGGCCCGCATCCTGGGCCTGCTCCCGCAGCATCCCACGGCGCCGGACGGCATCACAGTCCGGGACCTCGTGGGCCGCGGCCGCTACCCGCACCAGGGTTTCTTCCGGTCCGGGGCCGCGGGCGGCTCCCCGGACGATGAGCGTGCCGTGCAGCAGGCGATGGCCGCCACCGAAACACTGGACCTTGCCGGGCGCAACGTGGACGAACTCTCCGGCGGGCAGCGGCAGCGGGTGTGGATCGCGATGGCCCTGGCGCAGGAAACCGAAGTGCTGCTGCTGGATGAGCCCACCGCCTACCTGGACCTCACCCATCAGGTGGAGGTCCTGGACCTCATCACGGACCTGAACCGGCAGCGCGGCACCACCGTGGCGATCGTGCTGCACGACCTCAACCTCGCAGCCCGGTACGCCGACCACATCATCGCGATGAAGAACGGACAGATCGTCGCCGAAGGCGCCGCCCGGGCGGTGGTCACCGAGGAACTCGTCCGCGAGGTGTTCGGCCTGGCGTCCCGGGTGCTCCCCGACCCGGTGTCCGGTGCACCCCTGATCATCCCGCTGGGACGCCACCACGCCGATGTCCCACAAACCACCACCCTGGAGCTGGTCCCATGA